A genomic window from Flavobacterium sp. I3-2 includes:
- the pyk gene encoding pyruvate kinase, with amino-acid sequence MLLRKKTKIVATLGPACSTKETIQKMIEAGVNVFRINFSHADYADIEEKVNIIRELNETHKYNTAILADLQGPKLRVGVMKEDVVLKPNDEITFSTEQEFLGDANRVYMNYKKFPEDVNPGETILLDDGKLMFEVIETDRKTEVKTKVIQGGALKSKKGVNLPNTKVSLPALTEKDIKDAIFAIGLDVDWIALSFVRTPEDLEDLHKIIREHSEHKIPVIAKIEKPEAVENIDKIISNCDGLMVARGDLGVEIPAQEVPLIQKNLVIKAKTARIPVIIATQMMETMITSLTPTRAEVNDVANSVMDGADAVMLSGETSVGNYPVEVIEKMTQIIFSVEDSDLIKLHVTDPKIKTNRFLTKAICLHAAILANDIEAKTINTLTNSGYTAFQISAWRPKAHILAFTSNKNMLTRLSLLWGVTAFWYDKYDSTDVTVEDINDIAKEHNYVKSGDFTISLASMPIIEKGMVNTIRVSEIA; translated from the coding sequence ATGTTACTAAGAAAAAAAACAAAAATTGTAGCAACTTTAGGACCTGCTTGCAGCACTAAAGAAACTATTCAAAAAATGATTGAAGCTGGAGTTAATGTTTTTAGAATCAATTTTTCTCATGCAGATTATGCTGATATTGAAGAAAAAGTAAACATAATTCGTGAATTAAACGAAACTCACAAATATAACACAGCAATTTTAGCCGATCTGCAAGGTCCAAAATTACGTGTAGGCGTAATGAAAGAAGATGTTGTTCTTAAACCAAACGATGAAATTACGTTTTCAACAGAACAAGAGTTTCTTGGCGATGCAAATCGTGTTTACATGAATTACAAAAAATTTCCAGAAGATGTAAATCCTGGTGAAACCATTTTACTTGACGATGGAAAATTGATGTTCGAAGTCATCGAAACTGACCGAAAAACAGAAGTTAAAACCAAAGTAATTCAGGGTGGTGCTTTAAAATCTAAAAAAGGAGTTAATCTACCAAACACAAAAGTTTCTTTACCAGCATTAACAGAAAAAGACATCAAAGATGCGATTTTTGCAATTGGTTTAGATGTAGATTGGATTGCACTTTCATTCGTAAGAACACCTGAAGATTTAGAAGATTTGCATAAAATCATCAGAGAACATTCTGAACACAAAATTCCGGTTATCGCTAAAATTGAAAAACCAGAAGCCGTTGAAAATATCGATAAAATTATTTCTAATTGCGATGGATTAATGGTTGCACGTGGTGATCTTGGAGTTGAAATTCCAGCCCAAGAAGTTCCTTTAATTCAAAAAAATTTAGTTATCAAAGCCAAAACAGCACGTATTCCTGTTATTATTGCAACACAAATGATGGAAACAATGATCACCAGTTTAACTCCAACACGTGCAGAAGTTAACGACGTAGCAAACTCAGTTATGGATGGAGCTGACGCCGTGATGTTATCTGGCGAAACTTCTGTAGGAAATTACCCTGTAGAAGTAATTGAAAAAATGACTCAAATTATTTTTAGCGTTGAGGATTCGGACTTAATCAAACTTCATGTTACCGACCCTAAAATTAAAACAAACCGTTTTTTAACCAAAGCGATTTGTTTACATGCTGCAATTTTAGCAAATGATATTGAAGCTAAAACAATTAATACATTAACAAATTCAGGTTATACTGCATTTCAAATTTCTGCATGGAGACCAAAAGCACACATTTTAGCTTTTACTTCAAACAAAAACATGTTAACTCGATTAAGTTTACTTTGGGGCGTTACGGCATTTTGGTACGACAAATACGATAGTACCGATGTAACCGTTGAAGATATTAACGATATTGCCAAAGAACATAATTATGTGAAATCTGGCGATTTTACAATCAGTTTAGCTTCGATGCCAATTATCGAAAAAGGAATGGTAAATACCATTCGTGTTTCTGAAATTGCATAA
- a CDS encoding sensor histidine kinase: MINKLFYGFLFFFCFLALISCEERQNENSSSYSKLRTEDFYLKKIVSLDTMSNDTKINVLDTLLLDFNSDENYKKTNIYFLLKAIESRYALKQDSIEIYLDSIKPSENVDINVRKFSEESKFKTENLGIISFELVEEILKAINYAEVNNSIFTYYLYDDLAKIYFNNDDFEKSIKYTNLYFENHPLKSNLFVQQRYFDIRFFLAQHTYNSDDMKTYLEKAKKLALQINDSIAIARTFDYESQYYNHVGDHVNAIKSSHKSFNFFKRNGLLKYHHFHNLSTSYMNANQIDSAIFYLNKGYDFVKENKLATDLSVYYRNLKLLYREKGDLKKALDAQDSLYKITEENHLKIQNQKISELETQFETEKKDAEIQVLQETNQLNKDLIIQQRWLLLAGILIMLSILFFIYNTYSKKLLKEKNEKLEIEKKRYLIEQKARQSQLNPHFIYNAIANMQGLIIADKKSEANVYLVALSKHIRNMLELNRLEYVTLDEKINAIENYVKLQQLRYEDVFDYKINVHVHSDDLLIPPMIVQPFIENSIEHGFKNINYKGYLEIDIEEQENQLYIKIVDNGSGKGIQSPMGKKSLSRIITQERLDLIYNTNGKKNAYFVAKPLDENGARGYIVEIFLPLIRS; encoded by the coding sequence ATGATTAACAAGCTGTTTTATGGTTTTCTTTTTTTCTTTTGTTTTTTAGCTTTGATAAGCTGTGAAGAAAGACAAAACGAAAATTCGAGTAGTTATTCAAAATTACGTACGGAAGATTTTTATTTAAAAAAGATTGTTTCGTTAGATACGATGTCAAATGATACCAAAATTAATGTTTTGGATACTCTTTTGTTGGATTTCAATTCGGATGAAAATTATAAAAAAACAAATATTTATTTTCTGCTAAAAGCAATTGAATCTAGATATGCTTTGAAGCAAGATAGCATTGAAATTTATTTGGATTCGATTAAACCATCAGAAAATGTAGATATAAATGTTAGAAAATTTAGTGAAGAATCTAAGTTTAAAACTGAGAATTTAGGAATTATATCTTTTGAACTTGTTGAGGAAATTTTGAAAGCAATTAATTATGCTGAAGTTAATAACAGCATTTTTACCTATTATTTATATGACGATTTGGCCAAAATATATTTTAATAATGATGATTTTGAAAAATCTATAAAATATACCAATCTGTATTTTGAGAATCATCCGTTAAAGTCTAATCTTTTTGTACAACAGCGTTATTTTGATATTCGTTTTTTCTTGGCACAGCATACTTACAATTCTGATGATATGAAAACCTATCTAGAAAAAGCAAAAAAATTAGCTTTGCAAATAAACGATAGTATTGCAATTGCGCGAACATTTGATTATGAATCTCAATATTACAATCATGTTGGTGATCACGTAAATGCAATCAAAAGTAGTCACAAAAGCTTTAATTTTTTTAAGAGAAATGGATTACTTAAATACCATCATTTTCATAATTTGTCGACAAGTTATATGAATGCAAATCAAATTGATTCAGCAATTTTTTATCTAAATAAAGGTTATGATTTTGTAAAAGAAAATAAATTAGCTACAGATCTAAGTGTTTATTACCGCAATTTAAAATTACTTTATAGAGAAAAAGGTGATTTAAAGAAAGCTTTAGATGCACAAGATTCTTTATATAAAATTACAGAAGAAAATCATCTTAAAATCCAAAATCAAAAAATATCGGAACTCGAAACTCAATTTGAGACAGAAAAAAAAGATGCCGAAATTCAAGTGCTTCAAGAAACGAATCAATTAAATAAAGATTTAATTATCCAACAAAGATGGTTGTTGTTAGCTGGGATTTTGATAATGTTATCAATTTTGTTTTTTATCTATAACACATATAGCAAGAAATTATTAAAAGAGAAAAATGAAAAATTAGAAATTGAAAAAAAACGTTATCTCATCGAACAAAAAGCCCGTCAATCTCAATTAAATCCTCATTTTATTTATAATGCGATTGCAAACATGCAAGGTTTAATAATTGCAGATAAAAAATCGGAAGCTAATGTTTATTTAGTTGCACTTTCCAAGCATATTCGCAACATGTTAGAATTAAATAGATTGGAATATGTTACTCTGGATGAAAAAATCAATGCAATTGAAAACTATGTGAAATTACAACAATTGCGATATGAAGATGTTTTTGATTATAAAATAAATGTTCATGTTCATTCAGATGATTTGCTGATTCCGCCGATGATTGTGCAACCTTTTATTGAAAATTCAATAGAACATGGTTTTAAAAATATCAATTATAAAGGTTATTTAGAAATTGATATCGAAGAACAAGAAAATCAACTTTATATAAAGATTGTTGATAATGGTTCTGGAAAAGGAATTCAATCGCCAATGGGTAAAAAATCGCTTTCTAGAATCATCACGCAAGAACGTTTGGATTTGATTTATAATACAAATGGTAAAAAAAATGCTTATTTTGTAGCTAAACCATTAGATGAAAATGGTGCGCGCGGTTATATTGTAGAAATATTTTTACCTTTAATAAGAAGCTAA
- a CDS encoding enoyl-CoA hydratase/isomerase family protein produces the protein MNFENIIIEKENAISTITINRPTKLNALNKATIEELHQAFKSLNEDKETRVIIITGSGEKAFVAGADISEFASFSTSEGAQLAAKGHELLFDFVQNMKKPVIAAVNGFALGGGLELAMASHFRVASDNAKMGLPEVTLGVIPGYGGTQRLPQLVGKGRAMEMIMTAQMIDAQTALNYGLVNHVVTQEELLTFTIGIASKIAKNSPNAIKEAIVAVNDNFKDGVNGFETEIKNFGACFGTADFIEGTTAFLEKRKAEFK, from the coding sequence ATGAATTTCGAAAATATTATAATCGAAAAAGAAAATGCAATCAGTACGATTACAATTAATAGACCGACAAAATTAAATGCTTTAAACAAAGCTACGATTGAAGAATTGCACCAAGCTTTTAAATCTTTAAATGAAGATAAAGAAACGCGTGTAATCATTATCACTGGAAGCGGTGAAAAAGCTTTTGTTGCTGGAGCTGATATTTCTGAGTTCGCTAGTTTTTCTACTTCAGAAGGTGCACAATTAGCAGCCAAAGGACACGAATTGTTGTTTGATTTTGTTCAGAATATGAAAAAACCAGTTATTGCTGCTGTAAACGGTTTTGCCTTAGGTGGCGGATTAGAATTGGCAATGGCATCGCATTTCCGTGTGGCTTCAGATAATGCTAAGATGGGATTGCCAGAAGTTACTTTAGGAGTTATTCCTGGTTATGGCGGAACACAACGTTTACCTCAATTAGTTGGTAAAGGTCGTGCGATGGAAATGATTATGACTGCACAAATGATTGATGCGCAAACGGCTTTAAATTATGGTTTGGTGAATCATGTAGTAACTCAAGAAGAATTGTTAACTTTTACTATAGGAATTGCATCTAAAATAGCTAAGAATTCTCCAAATGCTATTAAAGAAGCGATTGTTGCGGTTAACGATAACTTTAAAGATGGTGTAAATGGTTTTGAAACTGAAATTAAAAACTTCGGAGCTTGTTTCGGAACTGCTGATTTCATTGAAGGAACAACGGCTTTCCTTGAAAAAAGAAAAGCTGAGTTTAAATAA
- a CDS encoding IPExxxVDY family protein, which yields MAIQKTKNIVKLSWDEFSFEEFKLIAIQTHLEDYKVAFTLNKMLNMHFIKEPVEIEFTNDTGTGSFSHYVFEDSRNDLIWSLVQNKSFIQNNTSQKDSLFTEINHKFSSQIHLIPELNKFDYLLKIDEIDDYYDIDLFVSRLSNLKHISTVYLADTEQIKSINNLIF from the coding sequence ATGGCAATTCAAAAAACAAAAAATATTGTAAAACTAAGTTGGGACGAATTCTCGTTTGAGGAATTCAAACTTATTGCCATACAAACACATCTCGAAGATTACAAGGTTGCCTTCACATTAAACAAAATGCTCAATATGCATTTTATAAAAGAACCCGTAGAAATCGAATTCACAAATGATACTGGAACCGGAAGTTTCAGTCATTATGTATTTGAAGATTCTCGAAATGATTTAATTTGGAGTTTAGTTCAAAACAAATCGTTTATTCAAAACAACACATCTCAAAAAGATTCGTTATTTACCGAAATCAACCATAAATTTAGTTCACAAATACATTTAATTCCCGAATTAAACAAATTCGATTATTTATTAAAAATTGATGAAATTGATGATTATTACGACATCGATTTATTCGTTTCAAGACTAAGTAATCTCAAACATATATCAACTGTATATTTAGCAGATACAGAACAAATAAAATCAATAAACAATTTAATATTTTAA
- the fabF gene encoding beta-ketoacyl-ACP synthase II — translation MNLKRVVVTGLGALTPIGNNIQEFWNGLINGVSGAAPITYFDASNFKTQFACEVKNFNVEDFIDRKEARKMDRYAQYAMVSTMEAMADANFDLEKLDLDRAGVIWGSGIGGLQTFQDEVTNFNEGNGTPKFNPFFIPKMIADIAGGHISMKYGFRGPNFTTVSACASSTNAIIDAFNYIRLGQADVIITGGSEAAVTIAGMGGFNAMHALSTRNDDPKTASRPMDKDRDGFVLGEGSGTLILEEYEHAIARGAKIYCEIGGGGMSADAHHITAPHPEGLGAKNVMINCLRDAGLKPEDVDGINLHGTSTPLGDIAETKAIKQVFGEHAYNLNINSTKSMTGHLLGATGAIEAISCILSIKHGIVPPTINHFTDDEEIDNKLNLTFNVAQKRDMKVVMSNTFGFGGHNACVLVKKID, via the coding sequence ATGAACTTAAAGCGAGTAGTTGTTACAGGTTTAGGCGCACTTACACCAATAGGAAATAACATTCAAGAGTTTTGGAATGGATTAATAAATGGAGTTAGTGGAGCTGCACCAATCACTTATTTTGACGCTTCTAACTTTAAAACACAATTTGCCTGTGAAGTTAAAAACTTCAATGTTGAGGATTTTATCGATAGAAAAGAAGCCCGAAAAATGGATCGCTATGCGCAATATGCCATGGTTAGTACTATGGAAGCAATGGCTGATGCTAACTTTGACTTAGAAAAATTAGATTTAGATCGCGCAGGAGTTATTTGGGGATCAGGAATCGGCGGTTTACAAACTTTCCAAGATGAAGTTACAAACTTCAACGAAGGGAACGGAACCCCTAAATTCAATCCTTTCTTCATCCCTAAAATGATTGCAGATATTGCAGGAGGTCACATTTCAATGAAATACGGTTTTAGAGGTCCAAACTTCACAACTGTTTCTGCATGTGCATCATCAACAAATGCAATTATTGATGCTTTTAACTACATTCGTTTAGGACAAGCCGACGTAATCATTACAGGTGGCTCTGAAGCCGCAGTTACAATCGCAGGTATGGGTGGATTTAATGCTATGCATGCACTTTCTACTAGAAATGATGATCCAAAAACAGCTTCTAGACCAATGGACAAAGATCGTGATGGATTTGTTTTAGGTGAAGGTTCTGGAACTTTAATTCTTGAAGAATACGAGCACGCGATTGCACGTGGCGCTAAAATCTATTGTGAAATTGGCGGTGGCGGAATGTCTGCAGATGCACATCACATTACCGCACCTCACCCAGAAGGATTAGGAGCTAAGAATGTTATGATTAATTGTTTACGCGACGCTGGATTAAAACCAGAAGATGTTGATGGCATTAACTTACACGGAACTTCAACACCTCTTGGTGATATTGCTGAAACAAAGGCAATCAAACAAGTTTTTGGAGAGCATGCTTACAACTTAAATATCAATTCAACAAAATCAATGACCGGCCACCTACTTGGTGCTACTGGTGCTATTGAAGCAATTTCTTGTATCCTTTCGATTAAACACGGAATTGTTCCTCCGACAATCAATCACTTCACTGATGACGAAGAAATTGACAACAAACTTAATCTAACTTTTAATGTAGCACAAAAACGCGACATGAAAGTTGTTATGAGCAACACATTTGGTTTTGGCGGTCATAACGCATGTGTATTAGTTAAAAAAATTGACTAA
- a CDS encoding LytR/AlgR family response regulator transcription factor, which produces MKVYILEDEINILRYIISLVENIPYLQIVGYSAEVAKAKKELPELNPDLILADIQLRDGSSFQIFEDLDIDTQIIFVTAYDQFAIDALNLGAFGYLLKPIDPTTFNQTLDKCYRKQEQFRFDKNQF; this is translated from the coding sequence ATGAAAGTATATATTCTTGAAGATGAAATAAATATATTGAGATACATCATCTCGTTAGTCGAAAATATTCCGTATTTACAGATTGTCGGATATTCTGCTGAAGTTGCGAAAGCTAAAAAAGAACTTCCCGAATTAAATCCCGATTTGATTTTGGCTGATATTCAATTGCGAGACGGTTCTAGTTTTCAAATTTTTGAAGATTTAGATATCGATACGCAAATTATTTTTGTAACTGCCTATGATCAATTTGCGATTGATGCTCTAAATTTAGGAGCTTTCGGATATTTATTAAAGCCGATAGATCCAACTACTTTTAATCAAACTTTAGATAAATGTTATCGAAAACAAGAACAATTCAGATTCGATAAAAATCAATTTTAA
- a CDS encoding sensor histidine kinase, protein MTKGFSIQNSSLRFRIFISMIFLTLVSSVLIGIVAVYQFKEEAKDYHQDRLLRKENSINEHVKFVLDNTSYPLTTENLPLIFKEKIHELSTIHSTQINIHDLDGNLIVSSKGNFKVDGNNQAKISDIILKIIRSSPQKRFVDLRLLNGYRFRSAYNYIEDNQFKPLGIINLPYKEETEFYDAEMQNFLIRFGQIFAFVFLIAIVLAYFLSSYITKNIQLISEKIQRTQLYKKNERISIAYASQEILTLINAYNTMVDQLEESAKKLAQSEREHAWREMAKQVAHEIKNPLTPMRLTVQSFERRFNPEDPNIREKLKDYSNTLIQQIDTMTSVASAFSNFASMPAQENETLNIVETVQLALDIFNEDYITFESTEEEIITTFDRTQIIRIINNLVKNAIQAIPEYEPFPSVQVKIYRKGASYVCIEVKDNGSGIPTEIRERVFEPQFTTKSSGMGLGLAMIKNMVESYGGTIHFETVVDKGTTFYVKLPITN, encoded by the coding sequence ATGACGAAAGGTTTTAGCATACAAAATTCATCATTACGTTTTAGAATTTTCATTTCTATGATTTTTCTAACGCTTGTTTCGTCTGTGTTAATCGGAATTGTCGCTGTTTATCAATTTAAAGAAGAAGCAAAAGATTACCATCAAGACCGTTTATTGCGTAAAGAAAATTCGATTAACGAACATGTGAAATTTGTACTTGATAATACTTCATATCCGTTGACGACGGAAAATCTTCCCTTGATTTTTAAAGAGAAGATTCATGAATTATCCACCATTCACAGTACGCAAATTAATATTCATGATTTAGATGGTAATTTAATTGTTTCATCAAAAGGAAATTTTAAAGTAGATGGAAATAATCAAGCTAAAATTTCTGATATTATTTTAAAAATTATTCGTTCATCTCCCCAAAAACGATTTGTTGATTTACGCTTGTTAAACGGTTATCGATTTCGTTCGGCTTATAATTATATCGAAGATAATCAGTTTAAGCCTTTGGGAATAATAAATCTTCCGTATAAAGAAGAGACTGAATTTTATGATGCAGAAATGCAAAATTTCTTAATTCGTTTTGGACAAATTTTTGCTTTTGTTTTTTTGATAGCAATAGTATTGGCTTATTTCTTATCGAGTTACATCACTAAAAATATTCAATTGATTAGTGAAAAAATTCAACGAACTCAATTGTATAAAAAGAATGAACGAATTAGTATTGCATACGCTTCTCAAGAAATTCTGACGTTGATAAACGCTTACAATACGATGGTTGACCAGTTAGAAGAAAGTGCTAAAAAACTAGCACAAAGCGAACGTGAACATGCTTGGCGCGAAATGGCAAAACAAGTCGCGCATGAAATCAAAAATCCGTTAACGCCCATGAGATTAACGGTGCAAAGTTTTGAACGCAGATTTAATCCCGAGGATCCAAACATTCGCGAAAAACTTAAGGATTATTCCAACACTTTAATTCAACAAATTGATACAATGACTTCGGTTGCATCGGCTTTTTCAAACTTTGCTTCAATGCCTGCGCAAGAAAACGAAACTTTGAATATTGTTGAAACCGTTCAGCTAGCTCTCGATATTTTTAATGAAGATTATATTACTTTTGAATCTACAGAAGAAGAAATAATTACTACTTTTGATAGAACTCAAATTATTCGAATTATTAATAATTTGGTTAAAAATGCCATTCAAGCCATTCCAGAATACGAACCTTTTCCTTCGGTTCAGGTAAAAATTTATCGCAAAGGAGCTAGTTATGTTTGTATCGAGGTTAAAGATAATGGAAGTGGTATTCCGACTGAAATTCGAGAACGCGTTTTTGAACCGCAGTTCACAACCAAATCAAGCGGTATGGGATTGGGATTGGCAATGATTAAAAATATGGTTGAATCTTATGGAGGAACCATTCATTTTGAAACGGTTGTTGATAAAGGAACAACCTTTTATGTAAAATTACCTATAACTAACTAA
- a CDS encoding CopD family protein codes for MMYLYLKALHIIFVVCWFAGLFYIVRLFVYYAEAQAKEQLERSILTKQLALMANRLWFIITWPAAVLATIFGIWMLIENPILLQQPWMHVKLLFVVLLWIYHFKCHQFVKQVENDTLKKSNSFFRIWNEGATIILFSVVFLVILKNAFNWIFGVVGIIVFSMLLMMGYKFYKRIRERNNN; via the coding sequence ATTATGTATTTATACTTAAAAGCTTTACATATCATATTTGTAGTATGTTGGTTTGCCGGACTTTTTTATATTGTTCGGCTTTTTGTGTATTATGCCGAAGCGCAAGCTAAAGAGCAGTTAGAACGTTCTATTTTAACTAAACAATTAGCTTTGATGGCCAATCGTTTGTGGTTTATCATCACTTGGCCGGCTGCTGTTTTAGCAACCATTTTTGGAATTTGGATGTTAATTGAAAATCCAATTTTATTGCAACAACCTTGGATGCATGTAAAACTTTTATTTGTGGTTTTACTTTGGATATATCATTTCAAATGCCACCAATTTGTAAAACAAGTTGAGAATGATACATTAAAAAAATCAAATTCATTTTTTAGAATTTGGAACGAAGGAGCTACAATAATCCTTTTTTCTGTGGTTTTTTTAGTAATTTTAAAAAACGCTTTCAATTGGATATTTGGTGTTGTCGGAATTATTGTTTTTTCAATGTTGTTAATGATGGGATATAAATTTTATAAACGAATAAGAGAGCGTAATAATAATTAA
- a CDS encoding acyl carrier protein yields the protein MSDIASRVKAIIVDKLGVDENEVVVEASFTNDLGADSLDTVELIMEFEKEFDIQIPDDQAENIATVGQAISYIEEAKK from the coding sequence ATGTCAGACATTGCATCAAGAGTAAAAGCGATTATCGTTGACAAATTAGGTGTTGACGAAAACGAGGTTGTAGTTGAAGCAAGCTTCACTAATGATTTAGGAGCTGATTCATTAGACACTGTTGAGCTTATCATGGAATTTGAAAAAGAATTTGATATTCAAATCCCAGACGATCAAGCAGAAAACATTGCTACAGTTGGTCAAGCTATCTCTTACATCGAAGAAGCTAAGAAATAA
- a CDS encoding phosphoribosylglycinamide formyltransferase, translating to MKNIVLFASGSGSNVENIIGYFKKYETKFNFFIFTNNPNAYVIERAKKMDVPCFIVSKNEIKESGFLNKIEEIKPDLIVLAGFLLMFPASIIEKYPNKVINIHPALLPKYGGKGMYGMHVHEAVVANKESETGITIHYVNEKYDEGAIIFQAKTSIDSHFSANDVANAIHKLEHEHFPKVIENLLNID from the coding sequence ATGAAAAACATCGTTTTATTTGCCTCTGGTTCAGGCTCTAATGTAGAAAATATAATTGGATATTTCAAAAAATATGAAACTAAATTTAACTTTTTTATTTTTACGAACAACCCAAACGCTTATGTTATAGAAAGAGCAAAAAAAATGGATGTTCCTTGTTTTATTGTTTCTAAAAATGAAATTAAAGAAAGCGGTTTCTTAAATAAAATCGAAGAAATTAAACCAGATTTAATTGTTTTAGCTGGTTTTTTATTGATGTTTCCTGCTTCAATTATAGAAAAATATCCAAACAAAGTCATTAATATTCATCCAGCTTTACTACCAAAATACGGTGGAAAAGGAATGTATGGGATGCACGTACATGAAGCTGTTGTTGCAAATAAAGAATCAGAAACTGGAATAACCATTCATTATGTAAATGAAAAATATGATGAAGGTGCCATTATATTTCAGGCTAAAACTTCAATTGATTCTCATTTTTCTGCGAATGATGTTGCAAATGCCATTCATAAATTAGAACACGAACATTTTCCTAAAGTAATCGAAAACCTTTTAAATATTGATTAA
- the rnc gene encoding ribonuclease III produces MNFLFKIFKKESRPHVDGIFSNKLTSLLKFTPNNISFYEHAFTHRSSNKTDTNGQQINYERLEFLGDAILGSVIASHLYHISPKGDEGYLTKMRSKIVSRDNLNQLGKELNLIDLLQSKIQKNQFGENIYGNILEALIGAIYLDKGFVFCEDFIKKNILSKLEDIEKLEGKITSYKSLFIEYCQKEKKTFKFDSYEDDGCENIKYFAVRLYFNNIVIAKARATSKKKAEEKAAQRAYFALQENFKPKY; encoded by the coding sequence ATGAATTTCTTATTCAAAATATTTAAAAAAGAATCCCGTCCTCATGTAGACGGGATTTTTTCCAACAAACTTACTTCACTTTTAAAGTTTACTCCAAACAACATCAGCTTTTACGAACACGCTTTTACACATCGTTCTTCAAACAAAACTGATACAAATGGCCAGCAAATTAATTACGAACGATTAGAATTTCTAGGCGATGCTATTTTAGGAAGCGTCATCGCTTCACATCTTTATCATATTTCACCTAAAGGCGACGAAGGTTATTTAACTAAAATGCGTTCAAAAATAGTTAGCAGAGACAACTTAAATCAATTAGGTAAAGAACTTAATTTAATCGATCTACTACAAAGTAAAATCCAAAAAAATCAATTTGGAGAAAACATTTACGGAAATATACTTGAAGCCTTAATAGGAGCAATTTATCTTGACAAAGGATTTGTTTTTTGCGAAGATTTCATCAAGAAAAACATATTAAGCAAACTTGAAGATATTGAAAAATTAGAAGGTAAAATCACTAGCTACAAAAGTTTATTCATTGAATATTGTCAAAAAGAAAAAAAAACCTTTAAGTTCGATTCATACGAAGATGACGGATGCGAAAACATCAAATACTTCGCTGTACGTTTGTACTTCAATAATATTGTAATAGCTAAAGCCAGAGCTACATCAAAGAAAAAAGCCGAAGAAAAAGCCGCGCAACGTGCTTATTTTGCACTACAAGAAAACTTCAAACCAAAATATTAA